One Leptolyngbya ohadii IS1 genomic window carries:
- a CDS encoding sensor histidine kinase, whose amino-acid sequence MVNSSETPIEQVLSLLNHELRTPITSLRSSLELLQHYQDTDLLEIEALLTLAVDSADRLAHLIETLLDWCELTQSTQSVFKQPCNLVPIIHRSIEMLQSFANQGQIQISLSTPTWIPVDADQHYLSRAFSYLLHNAIKFSPPNRKIGITLLLLNLEDSRNIIHVPGVLISVQDEGTGIPEAALKRIFQPFYQVEDEDDRTHSGLGLELSICQKIIQQHQGKIWVESQLEQGSTFHILIPIDQQKTDPPGGG is encoded by the coding sequence GTGGTTAACTCGTCTGAAACGCCAATCGAGCAAGTGTTATCTTTACTCAATCATGAACTGCGCACACCTATTACGTCGCTGCGTAGCTCACTCGAACTCCTCCAACATTACCAGGACACAGACCTGCTAGAAATTGAAGCCCTTCTAACCTTGGCAGTGGACAGTGCCGATCGTCTGGCGCACCTGATTGAAACCCTGCTGGACTGGTGTGAACTGACCCAGAGCACCCAAAGCGTGTTCAAGCAGCCCTGTAATCTGGTGCCGATTATTCATCGATCGATCGAGATGCTACAGTCTTTTGCTAATCAAGGGCAGATTCAGATTTCTCTCAGTACGCCCACCTGGATTCCCGTTGATGCAGACCAACATTACCTCAGCCGTGCCTTCTCGTATCTGCTGCACAATGCGATCAAGTTTTCTCCACCTAACCGCAAAATTGGAATTACCCTATTGCTGCTGAATCTGGAAGACAGCCGAAATATTATCCATGTCCCTGGTGTGCTGATTTCTGTCCAAGACGAGGGCACGGGAATTCCTGAAGCCGCGCTAAAGCGGATTTTTCAGCCCTTTTACCAGGTTGAGGACGAAGACGATCGCACCCATAGCGGACTGGGGTTAGAGCTGTCAATTTGCCAAAAAATTATTCAGCAGCATCAGGGGAAAATATGGGTCGAAAGTCAGTTAGAGCAGGGAAGCACATTTCATATCCTCATCCCAATTGACCAGCAGAAAACTGACCCGCCTGGGGGCGGTTAG
- a CDS encoding APC family permease: MTLTEHQPEHQRSAKPMGFWAIVSIGIGSMVGAGIFALLGLVGEQIGSATIISFVLSGIVALLAGYSYAKMGAKYPSNGGIVEFLVQGFGDGVLAGTLSLMFYVTLVVASAMVAKTFGHYAAELFFGANKAGIWVNIFACAIVLLLAFVNAVSVSGVGRLETVIVLVKMTILIVFMLVALVRIDPSLLTASNPSIHSGDIVATLGLTFLAYAGFGIITNAGADVPNPSRTVPAAMFSAIGIVMVLYIGIGFAVFGNLSADAVMKYKETVLAYAALPVFGQAGFWVLSIAALLATASALNSNLFGELNTSYVQATLGQLPQRFNRKVWHQATFGFVLSLAAILVLVNFLSLGAIASVTSITFLTCYLAVHCAHYRRADETGGSRLLILLGIVSIVAVGVIFLQSLITTQPVAAVLFFTFLAVCFIVESLVLRTRRNLTA, translated from the coding sequence ATGACGCTAACAGAACATCAACCGGAACATCAGCGATCGGCTAAACCGATGGGCTTCTGGGCGATTGTGTCGATCGGGATTGGCTCAATGGTGGGGGCAGGCATTTTTGCGCTGCTGGGACTGGTGGGCGAGCAGATTGGCTCGGCGACGATTATTTCATTTGTGCTGTCGGGCATTGTGGCGCTGCTTGCCGGATATTCCTATGCGAAGATGGGCGCAAAGTATCCGTCCAACGGTGGCATTGTGGAATTTTTGGTGCAGGGCTTTGGGGATGGGGTGCTAGCGGGAACCCTCTCCCTGATGTTCTACGTGACGCTGGTGGTTGCCTCGGCAATGGTTGCCAAAACTTTCGGGCACTACGCCGCTGAGCTATTTTTTGGCGCAAACAAAGCCGGGATCTGGGTGAATATTTTCGCCTGTGCGATCGTCCTGCTGCTGGCGTTTGTGAATGCGGTGAGTGTCAGCGGTGTCGGTCGGCTGGAAACCGTGATCGTTCTGGTGAAGATGACGATTTTGATAGTATTTATGCTGGTTGCCCTCGTGCGAATCGATCCTAGCCTGCTGACCGCCAGCAATCCTTCAATTCATTCAGGAGATATAGTGGCAACCCTGGGGCTGACCTTCCTGGCATACGCCGGGTTTGGCATTATTACCAACGCGGGGGCAGATGTGCCGAATCCCTCCCGAACCGTTCCAGCGGCGATGTTTAGCGCGATCGGGATTGTCATGGTGCTTTATATCGGCATTGGTTTCGCCGTGTTTGGCAACCTGTCCGCCGATGCGGTAATGAAGTACAAAGAAACGGTATTAGCATACGCCGCTCTACCCGTCTTTGGACAAGCTGGATTTTGGGTGCTGTCGATCGCTGCCCTGCTGGCAACCGCTTCTGCCTTGAACTCTAACTTATTTGGCGAACTCAATACCTCCTATGTTCAGGCAACCCTGGGACAACTGCCGCAGCGGTTTAATCGCAAAGTCTGGCATCAGGCAACCTTTGGTTTTGTGCTTTCTCTAGCGGCAATTCTGGTGCTGGTGAATTTCCTGTCTCTGGGGGCGATCGCCTCCGTTACCAGCATCACCTTTCTGACTTGCTATTTAGCCGTGCATTGTGCCCATTATCGCCGAGCCGATGAAACGGGCGGTTCTCGCCTGCTGATTTTGTTGGGTATCGTTAGTATTGTGGCGGTCGGCGTAATCTTCCTGCAAAGCCTGATTACCACGCAGCCCGTTGCCGCTGTACTGTTTTTTACCTTTCTGGCGGTCTGCTTTATTGTGGAATCCCTGGTGCTGCGAACCAGACGGAATCTCACCGCTTAG
- the glsA gene encoding glutaminase A, with product MIASPPASQAVSLAIEAAHKQFSGNNDGKNASYIPYLASVPSHLFGIAVGFIDGTVIEVGDTSYEFAIESISKVFTLALVIEQIGAEALREKVGADPTGLPFNSVMALALHNGKPLSPLVNAGAMSTASLVQGKDAEDRWRQILNMQSRFAGRRISLSQEVNQSEQTTNFHNRGIAWILYSSGAMYSDPIEACDIYTRGCSTLITAKDLAIMGATLANGGINPVTKERIVQSANVPHILSEMMMEGLYTASGDWLYSVGLPGKSGVGGGILAVAPGKLAIAAFSPPLDEAGNSVRGQLAAEYISQQLKLNIFAPG from the coding sequence ATGATTGCATCCCCTCCCGCTTCTCAGGCTGTGAGTTTAGCGATCGAAGCAGCTCACAAACAGTTCTCTGGTAACAATGACGGCAAGAATGCCAGCTATATTCCGTATCTTGCGAGTGTCCCGTCCCATCTTTTTGGGATTGCAGTTGGTTTCATCGATGGAACTGTGATTGAAGTTGGAGATACGTCCTACGAATTTGCGATCGAATCAATCTCTAAAGTATTCACTTTAGCGTTAGTGATTGAGCAAATTGGTGCGGAGGCATTGCGAGAAAAAGTGGGGGCTGACCCAACTGGACTACCGTTTAACTCCGTGATGGCACTCGCTCTGCATAACGGTAAGCCACTCAGTCCGCTGGTGAATGCCGGGGCAATGTCTACCGCAAGTTTGGTGCAGGGCAAAGACGCAGAAGATCGGTGGCGGCAGATCCTCAACATGCAGAGCCGTTTTGCGGGACGGCGAATTAGCCTCAGTCAAGAAGTCAATCAATCTGAGCAAACCACGAATTTTCACAATCGCGGGATTGCCTGGATTCTGTACAGTTCGGGCGCAATGTACAGCGATCCGATCGAAGCCTGCGATATCTACACGCGAGGATGTTCTACGCTGATTACCGCTAAAGATCTCGCCATTATGGGCGCAACGTTAGCCAATGGCGGTATCAATCCGGTAACGAAGGAGCGCATCGTTCAATCCGCAAACGTTCCCCATATTCTGTCAGAAATGATGATGGAAGGACTCTACACGGCTTCGGGAGACTGGCTCTATTCGGTAGGGCTACCGGGTAAGAGCGGTGTGGGAGGCGGTATTCTTGCCGTTGCACCGGGAAAACTGGCGATCGCAGCATTTTCGCCCCCGCTGGATGAAGCCGGAAATAGTGTGAGGGGTCAACTGGCGGCGGAGTATATCAGTCAACAGCTTAAGCTCAACATTTTTGCGCCTGGTTAA
- a CDS encoding APC family permease: MSSQVRRISWLTLSFMMVAAVASIRSLPTMAVYGLGSVFLYLLPAVVFFIPVALVAAELGTGWNGGMYGWVKQAFGDKLGFWAIWYQWIQVVVWYPIVLAFAADTFAFLINPDLAKNGLFTAVVIIVLYWISTFIALNGLNSLSKLSSWFMIAGTLFPAAVLILLGIAWLLTGHKSEAPLSLGALIPDIFKSTSTIVAGHHREASDFWKSFEGLLGGLVLLVGNFLAFAGIEMNAIHARSLSNPQKQMPKAIALAALLTVLIFVPPTLAISFVVPSTDTSLTAGVMQAYSEFFQRFNMMWAIKTMAVLLIFGALGGVLTWTAGPSAGLLMVGRAGMLPPWWQKTNSKGVQQNILFVQAALVTVLAFFYVIIPNVSAAFWMLSAIAAQIYLVIYIFMFRSALKLRKTQPHVKRGFVCPAIEFWSVLGIISSALALLLGFVPPTQYSSMSPVLYVGIMLAGLILFAIPPFLFYANRKREWQVIPPEEAAKNTAPLQDLVPAPVEAGSTSSDVQVN, translated from the coding sequence ATGAGTTCCCAAGTTCGCCGCATTTCGTGGCTTACCCTATCTTTTATGATGGTTGCGGCTGTTGCCAGCATCCGATCGCTGCCGACGATGGCAGTTTATGGTCTTGGTTCTGTGTTTCTCTATCTGCTGCCTGCCGTTGTTTTCTTCATTCCCGTGGCTCTGGTTGCTGCTGAATTAGGAACCGGATGGAATGGGGGGATGTACGGCTGGGTGAAGCAGGCGTTTGGCGATAAGCTGGGCTTCTGGGCGATCTGGTATCAGTGGATTCAGGTTGTGGTCTGGTATCCGATCGTGCTTGCTTTTGCCGCAGACACCTTTGCCTTTTTGATTAATCCCGATCTGGCGAAGAATGGTTTGTTTACCGCCGTTGTGATTATCGTTCTTTACTGGATCAGCACGTTCATTGCCTTAAACGGATTAAATTCCCTGTCTAAACTATCCTCGTGGTTTATGATTGCAGGAACCTTATTTCCGGCGGCAGTGTTGATTCTGCTGGGAATAGCGTGGCTGCTGACAGGACACAAATCGGAAGCGCCTCTGAGCCTGGGTGCGCTGATTCCCGACATCTTCAAATCCACCTCAACCATTGTGGCAGGACATCATCGGGAAGCCTCCGATTTCTGGAAGAGTTTTGAGGGTCTGTTAGGCGGTCTGGTGCTGCTGGTAGGCAACTTCCTCGCCTTTGCCGGAATCGAAATGAACGCGATTCACGCCCGATCGCTTTCTAATCCCCAGAAGCAAATGCCGAAGGCGATCGCCCTGGCTGCGCTGCTGACGGTGTTGATTTTTGTGCCTCCCACATTGGCAATCTCGTTTGTTGTGCCTTCTACAGACACCAGCTTAACGGCAGGCGTCATGCAGGCTTACAGCGAATTCTTCCAGCGGTTTAATATGATGTGGGCCATTAAGACGATGGCGGTCTTGCTCATTTTTGGGGCGCTGGGCGGGGTTCTAACCTGGACAGCTGGACCGTCTGCTGGACTCCTGATGGTGGGTCGTGCCGGAATGCTGCCCCCCTGGTGGCAAAAGACCAACAGCAAAGGCGTGCAGCAAAATATCCTGTTTGTTCAGGCAGCTTTAGTCACCGTTCTGGCGTTCTTCTACGTCATTATTCCCAATGTCTCCGCTGCTTTCTGGATGCTCAGTGCGATCGCCGCTCAAATCTATCTGGTGATTTACATTTTCATGTTCCGTTCGGCACTGAAACTGCGTAAAACTCAGCCCCATGTGAAGCGTGGTTTTGTCTGTCCGGCGATCGAGTTCTGGTCAGTTCTGGGCATTATTTCGTCGGCTCTGGCGCTGCTGCTCGGCTTTGTGCCGCCCACGCAATATAGCTCTATGTCCCCCGTTCTCTATGTGGGCATTATGCTAGCGGGACTGATTCTATTTGCAATTCCGCCCTTTCTCTTCTATGCCAATCGCAAACGGGAATGGCAGGTGATTCCGCCGGAAGAAGCCGCCAAGAATACCGCTCCTCTGCAAGATTTGGTTCCTGCTCCGGTTGAGGCAGGCAGCACATCCAGCGATGTTCAGGTGAATTAG
- a CDS encoding glutamate decarboxylase — MALHIQHNNPSSDLDPVFGSTLAASIAPTAKFPESEGRHDVVYQIVHDELFLDGNARQNLATFCQTWEHEDLHKLMDLSISKNMIDKDEYPQTAELENRCVKMLADLWNSQPHENPIGTSTIGSSEACMLGGMAALHRWRAKRKAAGLSIDKPNLICGPVQICWHKFCRYWDVEMREVPMDPGRYFMDATEMLKRVDENTICVVPTFGVTYSGNYELVEPLAAALDDLQQRTGLDIDIHVDGASGAFLAPFCAPDVKFDFRLPRVKSISTSGHKFGLAPVGSGWVVWRDTSALPKELIFNVNYLGGEMPTFALNFSRPAGQIICQYFLFLRLGKEGYRKIQQACYDTAKWIAQEVVQSGPFDLVCDGDPQTGIPAVTWQFKDGAQTSYTLFDLADRLRQRGWLAPAYTMPKNVTNVAVQRLIIKQGFSRDLAALLIKDFRDAIAHFEKHPVSVPMTEQESGGYKHT, encoded by the coding sequence ATGGCTCTACACATTCAACACAACAATCCATCCAGTGATCTTGATCCCGTTTTTGGCAGTACCCTGGCAGCGTCGATCGCACCAACCGCCAAGTTTCCAGAGAGTGAAGGACGGCATGATGTGGTGTATCAGATCGTCCACGATGAGCTGTTTCTCGATGGCAATGCCCGCCAGAACCTCGCCACCTTCTGTCAGACATGGGAACACGAAGATCTCCATAAGCTGATGGATCTGTCGATTAGCAAAAACATGATCGACAAAGATGAGTATCCGCAAACGGCGGAACTGGAGAATCGCTGCGTCAAGATGCTGGCGGATCTGTGGAACAGTCAACCCCATGAAAATCCGATCGGCACTTCAACGATCGGGTCGAGCGAAGCCTGTATGTTGGGCGGAATGGCGGCGCTGCATCGGTGGCGGGCAAAGCGAAAAGCGGCAGGTTTATCGATCGACAAACCCAATCTCATCTGCGGTCCGGTGCAAATCTGCTGGCACAAATTCTGCCGCTACTGGGATGTGGAAATGCGAGAAGTGCCGATGGACCCAGGACGGTACTTTATGGACGCGACGGAGATGCTGAAGCGGGTCGATGAAAATACGATCTGTGTGGTTCCAACCTTTGGCGTCACCTACTCCGGCAACTATGAGTTAGTCGAACCCCTGGCAGCGGCACTGGATGATCTTCAGCAGCGTACAGGGCTGGACATTGATATTCATGTAGACGGTGCGAGCGGTGCGTTTCTGGCTCCCTTCTGCGCCCCTGATGTGAAATTTGACTTCCGGTTGCCCCGCGTTAAATCGATCAGCACCTCTGGTCACAAGTTTGGTTTGGCTCCCGTCGGTTCCGGATGGGTGGTTTGGCGGGATACGTCTGCGCTGCCCAAAGAACTGATTTTTAACGTCAACTATCTGGGCGGGGAGATGCCAACCTTTGCGCTGAACTTCTCCCGTCCCGCAGGGCAAATCATCTGCCAGTATTTTCTGTTCCTGCGGCTGGGTAAGGAAGGCTATCGCAAGATTCAGCAAGCCTGCTATGACACTGCCAAATGGATTGCTCAGGAAGTGGTGCAAAGCGGACCCTTTGATCTGGTCTGTGACGGTGATCCGCAAACGGGAATTCCAGCCGTTACCTGGCAATTCAAAGATGGCGCCCAAACGTCCTACACACTGTTTGACCTTGCCGATCGTCTGCGTCAGAGAGGGTGGCTGGCTCCCGCCTACACGATGCCTAAAAACGTCACCAATGTAGCCGTCCAGCGTCTCATCATCAAGCAAGGCTTTTCCCGCGATCTGGCAGCCCTGCTGATCAAAGATTTCCGCGACGCGATCGCCCATTTCGAGAAGCATCCGGTCAGCGTTCCTATGACTGAACAGGAATCGGGCGGTTACAAGCACACCTAA
- a CDS encoding DUF1254 domain-containing protein codes for MRNITEIARQAYLWGYPIVDNYSVLYSFSLDPNSPEYKAPLNHISHARTIAGPDNRAIVSPNVDTPYSYAWLDLRTEPIVLSLPAFEETRYVSLQLIDSYTYIIDYVTPRTNGNRGGHFLVTSPQWQGETPPGIKQIFRSPTELVLAFYRTQILGSGDLENVHKLQDQYLVRPLSAFLNVPAPPPAPPLHPIEPVDIRKHPTSLQFFNVLNWMLATMPTFPEEAEMRNRFAEIGICPGEPFPTPVPELQAAIVEGMKLALHELQAGVGRVKSSAELFGSRKFLGRNYLTRAIAAMIGIYGNAAEEFLGVGYQTDSEGRPFDGKHSYQIRFTANGLPPVAAFWSITVYTQERFVYANPLNRYSISSLMLPIMSKDIDGGFTLYLQHLSPGADKENNWLPIPDEPFFLTFRTYLPGEAIRQGKWVAPPVICIS; via the coding sequence ATGAGAAACATTACGGAAATTGCACGTCAGGCGTATCTCTGGGGTTATCCGATCGTTGATAACTACAGCGTTCTCTACAGCTTCTCTCTCGACCCCAACTCACCGGAATATAAAGCTCCACTGAACCACATTAGCCATGCTCGCACGATCGCAGGGCCTGATAATCGAGCGATCGTCTCCCCGAATGTTGATACGCCATACTCCTATGCGTGGCTTGATCTGCGGACTGAACCAATTGTGCTTTCCTTACCTGCCTTTGAGGAAACCCGATACGTTTCGCTTCAGTTGATTGACTCCTACACCTACATCATTGATTACGTCACGCCCAGAACCAACGGCAACAGGGGCGGTCATTTCCTGGTAACCAGTCCACAGTGGCAGGGTGAAACTCCTCCTGGCATCAAACAGATTTTTCGATCGCCCACAGAACTGGTGCTGGCATTCTACCGGACTCAAATTCTGGGATCTGGCGATCTCGAAAACGTTCACAAATTGCAGGATCAGTATCTTGTTCGTCCCCTTTCAGCCTTTCTGAATGTTCCGGCTCCACCTCCTGCACCGCCCCTTCACCCGATCGAACCTGTCGATATCCGCAAGCACCCGACATCGCTTCAGTTTTTCAACGTTCTGAACTGGATGCTGGCAACAATGCCGACTTTCCCCGAAGAAGCCGAGATGCGAAATCGGTTTGCTGAGATTGGCATTTGTCCGGGGGAACCCTTTCCGACCCCTGTTCCTGAACTGCAAGCGGCGATCGTTGAGGGAATGAAGCTGGCACTGCATGAACTGCAAGCGGGAGTCGGTCGTGTCAAATCCTCGGCAGAACTGTTTGGCAGTCGGAAATTTTTGGGGCGCAATTATTTGACTCGGGCGATCGCCGCCATGATTGGCATCTATGGCAATGCCGCAGAGGAATTTCTCGGCGTGGGCTATCAAACGGATTCTGAGGGCAGACCTTTTGACGGTAAACACAGCTACCAGATTCGGTTCACAGCGAATGGACTGCCTCCCGTTGCTGCCTTCTGGTCAATTACGGTCTATACCCAAGAACGATTTGTCTACGCTAACCCACTCAACCGCTACAGCATCAGTTCGCTCATGCTGCCAATCATGTCTAAGGATATCGATGGAGGCTTCACCCTGTATTTACAGCATTTGTCTCCCGGTGCAGATAAGGAGAACAACTGGCTGCCGATCCCAGATGAGCCTTTCTTTCTGACGTTTCGGACATACTTGCCGGGTGAAGCAATTCGTCAGGGCAAGTGGGTCGCACCTCCCGTTATTTGTATTTCATAA
- a CDS encoding MFS transporter, which yields MTSVVTPAQRDPGRWMVLFACIIAVLMVAIDSGILNLIVPSIQKDLNASQATIGLLSSISTLMLAAFILGGGTLGDMYGRRRFILIGTGGIVASGILSMLAPTAGSLIGIRALDGVFQAFVNPLSLAILTVTFDDEERPKALGIYGATLGILGGFSSLAIQFFNQSFGWRSVFLLTIGLGLITIFLMLRFVSESRAAGSRKLDWLGILLCAAGLFALIYGISQASGEGGFFSSAVLLPVIAGLIILGLFIGWESKVESPALELSLFRKPAFSLGALLILLFSFAQTSVFFHLSNYFQVLLQKTPVQSALMLLPLTLSLFCFSLVSGSIVNRFKSRTLIVSGTLLFALALFFFSRLISPTLSIWTLLIPMLLLGAGYAIANIPRMNAMLSSAPPALAGTASATNNAVVQLGNAMGIAVTVALVTTFGRNYYRGELTKAGLNSEQISQANDLLKKVLSSDIPSIASQYAIAQEKLEGLVGNYQAAFTTGVSQMFLVAAIVLILAAIVVRFKFRVDAQKLPTAASDSSELLHDA from the coding sequence ATGACTTCCGTTGTCACACCTGCCCAGCGTGATCCAGGGCGTTGGATGGTTTTGTTTGCCTGCATTATTGCTGTTTTGATGGTGGCGATCGACTCTGGTATTTTGAACCTGATCGTGCCCTCAATTCAGAAGGATCTCAATGCGTCCCAGGCAACCATTGGTTTACTATCCAGTATTTCGACGCTGATGCTGGCGGCATTTATCCTGGGTGGCGGCACGTTGGGGGATATGTACGGGCGGCGACGATTTATTTTGATTGGCACCGGGGGGATTGTCGCATCAGGTATTCTCTCCATGCTGGCTCCCACTGCCGGATCGCTGATTGGCATTCGGGCATTGGATGGCGTGTTCCAGGCATTTGTAAATCCGCTGTCGCTGGCAATTTTAACCGTCACCTTTGACGATGAAGAACGTCCCAAGGCTTTGGGCATCTATGGAGCTACGCTGGGCATTCTAGGAGGTTTCTCATCCCTGGCGATCCAGTTTTTCAATCAGTCCTTTGGCTGGCGATCGGTTTTTCTGCTGACGATCGGATTGGGACTCATCACCATCTTTTTGATGCTGCGCTTTGTCTCGGAAAGTCGGGCAGCGGGAAGCCGAAAACTGGATTGGCTGGGCATTTTGCTTTGTGCCGCAGGACTATTTGCGCTCATTTATGGCATCAGTCAAGCCAGCGGTGAAGGCGGATTTTTCAGCAGTGCTGTTCTGTTGCCTGTTATTGCAGGGCTGATTATCCTGGGGTTGTTCATTGGGTGGGAATCCAAAGTAGAATCGCCTGCCCTGGAGCTTTCCCTCTTTCGCAAACCTGCCTTTTCCCTCGGCGCATTGCTGATTCTGCTCTTTTCCTTTGCCCAAACGAGTGTCTTTTTCCATCTTTCCAATTATTTTCAAGTTCTGCTGCAAAAAACGCCCGTGCAGTCTGCGCTAATGCTGTTGCCCCTGACGCTCTCGCTGTTCTGCTTTAGCCTGGTTTCTGGCTCGATCGTGAATCGATTTAAGAGCCGCACGCTGATTGTGAGCGGAACCCTTCTCTTTGCCCTTGCCCTGTTCTTCTTCTCGCGCTTGATTAGCCCAACGCTATCCATCTGGACATTGCTGATCCCAATGCTGCTACTGGGGGCAGGATATGCGATCGCCAATATTCCCCGGATGAATGCCATGCTGAGTTCTGCTCCGCCAGCTTTAGCGGGAACGGCTTCTGCTACAAACAATGCGGTGGTTCAGTTAGGCAATGCAATGGGAATTGCTGTGACGGTTGCCCTGGTTACAACCTTTGGACGCAATTATTATCGCGGTGAATTGACCAAAGCAGGGCTGAATTCAGAGCAAATTAGTCAGGCAAACGATTTGCTAAAGAAAGTGCTGAGCAGCGATATTCCGTCCATTGCCTCCCAATATGCGATCGCTCAGGAAAAGCTGGAAGGATTGGTGGGCAACTATCAGGCAGCATTCACTACTGGAGTTTCACAGATGTTTCTGGTTGCGGCGATCGTTCTGATTCTGGCTGCTATTGTAGTTAGATTTAAATTTCGCGTTGATGCTCAGAAATTACCGACCGCTGCATCAGATTCGTCAGAATTGCTGCACGATGCATAG
- a CDS encoding IS5 family transposase, protein MEPQYRIRNWSEYNAGLKQRGSLTFWLEESVLEQWVIEELSGKPGASVFYSDLAIQTMATVKAVYRLAGRQCQGFLESIFQLMGIDLPVPDHSTLSRRLGHLSIELPVLPKEGARHVVVDSTGVKVYGEGEWKTRQHGVSKRRTWRKLHLGVDEATGEILAAVATTNDFHDGEVLNDVLEAIDEPIEQVSTDGAYDHRHCYDEIAAQGAKAVIPPRQDAVIWQHGNCKGNPHPRDENLRHIRKHGRKRWKQDSGYHRRSIAETTMFRLKTILGGNLSARKFDNQAVELFIKCAALNRMIQIAKPNSYKVEA, encoded by the coding sequence ATGGAACCTCAATACCGCATCCGCAACTGGTCTGAGTATAACGCTGGACTCAAGCAGAGGGGAAGCCTCACCTTCTGGCTTGAAGAATCTGTCCTAGAGCAGTGGGTCATCGAAGAGTTGAGTGGCAAACCAGGCGCGTCTGTCTTCTACAGTGACCTTGCCATTCAAACAATGGCGACCGTTAAAGCCGTCTATCGTCTTGCTGGACGGCAGTGCCAAGGCTTTCTCGAATCGATTTTCCAGTTGATGGGAATCGACCTACCGGTGCCAGACCACAGCACCCTGTCTCGGCGACTGGGTCACTTATCCATTGAATTACCCGTTTTGCCGAAAGAAGGCGCTCGCCATGTCGTGGTGGATTCAACGGGGGTGAAAGTGTATGGGGAAGGGGAATGGAAAACCCGTCAACACGGAGTGAGCAAGCGACGCACTTGGCGCAAGCTGCATCTAGGCGTGGATGAAGCAACCGGTGAAATCTTGGCAGCAGTGGCGACCACCAATGATTTCCATGATGGAGAAGTGCTCAACGATGTACTGGAAGCCATTGATGAGCCGATAGAACAAGTCTCAACTGATGGGGCATATGACCATCGTCATTGCTATGACGAGATTGCCGCCCAAGGAGCCAAAGCGGTGATTCCGCCGCGCCAGGATGCGGTGATTTGGCAGCATGGCAATTGCAAGGGCAATCCGCATCCGCGTGACGAGAACCTGCGCCATATCCGCAAGCATGGACGCAAGCGTTGGAAACAGGATTCGGGCTATCATCGTCGCTCAATTGCAGAAACCACAATGTTTCGGCTGAAGACCATTTTGGGTGGTAATCTGAGTGCGCGTAAATTTGACAACCAGGCGGTGGAACTGTTCATCAAATGTGCTGCACTGAACCGTATGATCCAGATCGCCAAGCCCAATAGCTACAAAGTTGAAGCTTAA
- the hdhA gene encoding 7-alpha-hydroxysteroid dehydrogenase translates to MGVLDVFKLDGQVAIVTGAGAGIGRGIAELFAKAGAAIAVSDLKVETAQVVADEINASGGKAIAVACDVTNDEALKDLVDKTVAAFGKVTILINNAGGGGPKPFDMSMDTFIWAYKLNVFSVFHLSQLCVPHMEAAGGGAILNISSMAGDNKNKNMASYSSSKAAESHLTRNIAFDLGPKNIRVNAIAPGAIKTDALATVLSPEIEKAMLKHTPLARLGEPNDIAYAALFLCSPAASWVSGQVLTVSGGGVQELD, encoded by the coding sequence ATGGGTGTTCTTGACGTATTTAAACTTGATGGACAGGTGGCGATCGTCACTGGCGCAGGAGCCGGAATCGGGCGGGGCATTGCGGAACTGTTCGCTAAGGCTGGAGCGGCGATCGCAGTCAGCGATTTGAAGGTTGAAACAGCTCAGGTGGTTGCGGATGAGATCAATGCCAGTGGCGGTAAGGCGATCGCGGTTGCCTGTGATGTCACTAACGATGAAGCATTGAAGGATCTGGTGGACAAAACGGTTGCTGCCTTTGGCAAAGTGACGATTTTGATTAACAATGCGGGCGGCGGTGGTCCCAAACCGTTTGATATGTCGATGGATACCTTTATCTGGGCATATAAACTGAATGTCTTCTCTGTCTTTCACCTGTCGCAGCTTTGTGTTCCCCACATGGAAGCCGCAGGTGGCGGTGCGATCTTGAATATCTCCTCGATGGCAGGCGATAACAAGAACAAAAACATGGCGTCCTACAGTTCTTCTAAGGCAGCAGAAAGCCACCTCACCCGCAACATTGCCTTTGACCTGGGACCCAAAAACATTCGCGTGAATGCGATCGCGCCCGGTGCAATTAAAACGGATGCGCTGGCAACGGTTCTGTCTCCCGAAATTGAGAAGGCAATGCTGAAACATACGCCTCTGGCACGGCTGGGCGAACCCAACGATATTGCCTACGCTGCCCTATTTCTCTGCTCTCCGGCGGCAAGCTGGGTGAGTGGACAGGTGTTAACCGTCAGCGGCGGTGGTGTGCAGGAATTGGATTAA